A single genomic interval of Halobacillus halophilus DSM 2266 harbors:
- a CDS encoding BglG family transcription antiterminator, translated as MADGQRGVEGCMYVSARERRLIEMLLETPQDLTIKDLAESLDVSARTIHRDLKGVEDILESHGLSLEKKTGKGIAILGEEERRQDLRMSINEQNSVDYTPEERHVLILSWLLESQEPVKLMTLSNELGVTVATISHDLDKIEEILVKFQLQLIRKRGYGVEVQGEEGNIREAIQYIIMQHMNEHDFLKLLRENIQSPAAPSLDAVSDHLLGLVDRQNISTIEQTVNSIRAELPYHLADSAYIGLVIHLALAIERLQQGEFIQMEDEYLARLQSTKEFDIAGKLISELEEIFELSIPKAETGYITMHLMGAKVRYNQDYILEDSSLSIAFKAKQLIEFVSNTLHQNLHQSDQLLNDLVVHLKPSLYRIHQGMDIKNPLREQIEQDYPELFLTLERATEFVFPTITFPKEETAFLVMHFASALLNMEGSRGLKALVVCSSGIGTAKILAAKLKKQFLEIEEVDHQSLFDLDKITKEDYDLVVSTIPLDSMEDYVLVNPMLPSADIQRLEHRIRKLKIMESMKPIKENVAQEDETLQAIQDSVGGIQRYAATVGQLLNGLYVLSHSSISKQEILQDACLTLQNKNMLTEAEAITEALVNRETVGGLGIPETTLTLYHTRHPAVHEPTFTLIKLNEAVEVTGMDGEMMPSSVFILMLAPQDISKEGLEVVSFLSSMLIEEPEMVRVLEKEEEDQIKNYVSNQLHQFFKKKIS; from the coding sequence ATGGCTGACGGACAGAGAGGAGTGGAAGGATGTATGTATGTCTCAGCACGAGAACGAAGACTGATTGAAATGCTGCTTGAGACTCCTCAAGATCTAACCATTAAAGACCTGGCGGAATCTTTAGATGTGAGTGCTCGAACGATTCATCGAGATTTAAAAGGTGTAGAAGATATACTGGAAAGCCACGGGTTATCCTTAGAGAAAAAAACCGGAAAAGGAATAGCTATTCTTGGCGAAGAAGAAAGACGCCAGGATTTAAGAATGTCAATAAATGAACAAAACTCTGTAGATTACACACCCGAAGAACGTCATGTGCTTATTCTCTCCTGGCTGCTTGAGTCTCAGGAACCGGTTAAACTCATGACTTTATCAAACGAACTAGGTGTCACAGTGGCCACGATCAGTCACGATCTGGATAAGATTGAAGAGATTCTTGTTAAATTTCAACTCCAGCTGATCCGTAAGCGTGGATACGGAGTGGAAGTTCAAGGGGAAGAAGGCAACATCCGTGAAGCTATCCAATATATCATTATGCAGCATATGAATGAGCATGATTTTCTTAAATTGCTGCGAGAGAACATCCAATCTCCGGCTGCACCTTCGCTGGATGCCGTCTCCGATCATTTGCTTGGTCTCGTTGACCGGCAAAACATCAGCACCATTGAACAAACCGTGAACTCTATTCGGGCGGAGCTGCCTTATCATTTGGCTGACAGTGCTTATATTGGATTAGTTATTCATTTAGCCTTAGCGATTGAACGTCTCCAGCAAGGGGAATTTATACAGATGGAAGACGAGTATCTGGCTCGTCTTCAGTCAACAAAAGAGTTTGATATTGCCGGAAAATTAATAAGCGAGTTAGAAGAAATCTTTGAGTTATCGATTCCGAAAGCGGAAACCGGGTACATTACGATGCATCTAATGGGGGCAAAAGTCCGGTACAATCAGGACTACATTCTGGAAGACAGCAGTTTGAGTATTGCTTTTAAAGCAAAACAGCTGATTGAATTTGTTTCGAATACCTTACATCAGAATCTTCACCAGTCAGATCAGTTGTTGAATGATCTGGTGGTGCATCTGAAGCCGAGTTTGTACCGGATCCACCAGGGAATGGATATTAAAAATCCGTTGAGGGAACAAATTGAGCAGGACTATCCAGAATTATTCCTAACACTAGAACGAGCCACAGAATTTGTTTTCCCAACCATTACTTTTCCGAAAGAGGAAACGGCTTTTCTAGTGATGCACTTTGCCAGTGCTTTGCTAAATATGGAAGGTTCACGTGGCCTTAAAGCGTTAGTGGTCTGTTCAAGCGGCATAGGTACCGCCAAAATTTTAGCCGCTAAGCTTAAAAAACAATTTTTGGAGATTGAAGAAGTGGATCACCAGTCTCTGTTCGACTTAGATAAAATAACGAAAGAGGATTACGATTTAGTCGTATCTACGATTCCGCTGGATAGTATGGAGGATTATGTACTAGTCAACCCGATGCTTCCAAGTGCGGACATTCAGCGGCTGGAACATCGAATCCGAAAATTGAAGATTATGGAAAGTATGAAGCCGATCAAAGAAAACGTGGCGCAAGAAGATGAGACCCTGCAGGCCATCCAAGATTCTGTAGGAGGTATTCAGCGCTATGCTGCAACCGTTGGACAGTTGTTAAACGGTCTGTACGTGCTTAGCCACTCAAGTATATCCAAACAAGAAATTCTTCAAGATGCGTGTCTCACATTACAGAACAAAAACATGCTCACAGAAGCGGAAGCTATTACGGAAGCCTTAGTGAACAGGGAAACTGTGGGAGGACTCGGGATTCCAGAGACCACTCTTACCTTGTATCATACAAGGCATCCCGCTGTACATGAGCCGACCTTCACCCTTATTAAGCTTAACGAAGCCGTGGAGGTTACGGGGATGGATGGCGAAATGATGCCGTCGTCCGTGTTTATCCTTATGCTGGCCCCACAGGATATAAGTAAAGAGGGGCTAGAGGTGGTCAGCTTCTTGAGTTCTATGCTGATTGAAGAGCCTGAAATGGTGAGGGTGCTTGAAAAAGAAGAAGAAGACCAAATTAAAAATTATGTGTCTAATCAGCTTCATCAGTTTTTTAAGAAAAAAATATCTTAA
- a CDS encoding PTS sugar transporter subunit IIA codes for MSDNILTSNTIELNAQFSSKEEAIRYVGGLLHDGGYVEEAYIDKMMEREEVTSTFMGNYVAIPHGTEDAKKSVKETGLAVVTVPDGVDFGDGNIVKLLIGIAGKGDEHLQILSQIAIVCSEEENIDTILNAQSKEEIISIFNEVN; via the coding sequence ATGTCTGATAACATTTTAACGTCCAATACGATTGAATTGAATGCACAGTTCAGCTCTAAAGAAGAAGCGATCCGCTATGTGGGAGGTCTGCTTCACGATGGCGGTTATGTAGAAGAAGCTTATATTGATAAAATGATGGAAAGAGAAGAAGTGACTTCTACCTTTATGGGGAACTACGTAGCCATCCCTCATGGTACGGAAGATGCAAAGAAATCAGTGAAAGAAACAGGTCTTGCTGTAGTTACCGTGCCAGATGGCGTTGATTTTGGTGACGGGAATATCGTGAAATTGCTCATTGGAATTGCTGGAAAAGGGGACGAGCACCTTCAGATCCTTTCTCAAATTGCCATTGTATGTTCAGAAGAAGAGAACATTGATACGATTCTAAATGCTCAATCGAAAGAAGAAATTATCAGCATCTTTAACGAGGTGAATTAA
- a CDS encoding mannitol-1-phosphate 5-dehydrogenase — MKAVHFGAGNIGRGFIGALLSQAGYETIFVDVNGELINELNQKRSYQVDLAGTDRSLEVTNVSGLNSINDEQAVIKAIEEAEIITTAVGPNILSVIAPVLAKGLLHKKEKGNVIACENMVGGSEILKNHILEHADAEEKDWIIENIGFPNSAVDRIVPDQHQEDLLTVKVEPYFEWVVETTAIKGGRPEIKGITYVDDLTPYIERKLFTVNTGHAVAAYLGKFHGYQTIKQVMDDPAIKEKIRGALQESGAVLIEKYKFDEEVHYEYIETILSRFENPDLSDEVTRVGRAPIRKLGPNDRLVQPAVSYLEYVKEDPVRLAEVIAAALFYENEKDEEAVELQKLITEKGRINAFKEVAELDSDHRLVKAVEAQVHHLEK, encoded by the coding sequence ATGAAAGCCGTTCACTTTGGAGCAGGAAATATCGGAAGAGGATTCATTGGTGCACTGTTATCGCAGGCAGGGTATGAAACTATTTTTGTAGATGTGAATGGTGAGTTAATCAATGAACTAAACCAGAAAAGGTCCTATCAAGTGGATCTTGCCGGCACAGATCGTTCGCTTGAGGTCACGAATGTATCAGGGCTAAACAGCATCAACGATGAACAGGCAGTTATTAAGGCGATTGAGGAAGCTGAGATTATTACTACGGCTGTTGGCCCTAATATTCTGTCTGTCATTGCCCCTGTACTGGCCAAAGGTCTGCTTCACAAGAAGGAAAAAGGAAACGTAATCGCCTGCGAAAATATGGTAGGTGGAAGTGAAATTTTGAAAAATCACATTCTTGAACACGCAGATGCTGAGGAAAAGGATTGGATCATTGAGAATATTGGCTTTCCGAATTCAGCTGTGGATCGAATTGTGCCGGATCAGCATCAGGAAGATTTATTAACGGTAAAAGTGGAGCCCTATTTTGAGTGGGTAGTAGAAACGACTGCTATTAAAGGGGGTCGTCCGGAAATTAAAGGAATTACGTATGTCGATGATTTGACTCCTTACATCGAGCGTAAACTTTTCACAGTGAACACGGGGCATGCCGTGGCTGCCTATTTAGGGAAATTCCATGGCTACCAGACGATTAAGCAGGTTATGGACGATCCAGCTATTAAAGAGAAAATCCGAGGGGCCCTACAGGAATCAGGAGCTGTTCTGATCGAGAAATATAAATTTGATGAGGAAGTGCATTACGAATATATTGAAACGATTCTCAGCCGTTTCGAAAACCCGGATTTATCAGATGAAGTTACTCGTGTCGGACGAGCACCAATTCGAAAACTCGGACCAAATGACCGTCTTGTACAGCCGGCCGTTTCTTATCTGGAATACGTAAAGGAGGATCCGGTACGTCTTGCGGAGGTTATAGCAGCTGCTTTATTTTACGAGAACGAGAAGGATGAGGAAGCTGTTGAACTGCAGAAACTTATCACAGAAAAAGGAAGAATCAATGCCTTTAAGGAAGTCGCAGAGTTGGACAGCGATCATCGACTTGTCAAAGCAGTTGAAGCACAGGTCCATCATTTAGAAAAATAA
- a CDS encoding PilZ domain-containing protein, with amino-acid sequence MGSGSVIDISPGGMRLASDVHIPTSKTVHLFVATSLAGHDLSFTAEVIWMKPAHGQYHYGLDFIGDHQEEVIQALKKHNQIKDKKTPEG; translated from the coding sequence ATGGGATCTGGCAGTGTTATAGACATTAGTCCTGGAGGGATGAGACTTGCTTCCGATGTACATATACCCACTAGCAAAACCGTCCACTTATTCGTCGCCACCTCACTAGCCGGTCACGATCTTTCTTTTACAGCGGAAGTCATATGGATGAAGCCGGCTCACGGCCAATATCATTACGGCCTTGATTTTATCGGTGACCATCAAGAAGAAGTGATTCAGGCTTTAAAGAAACACAATCAAATAAAAGACAAAAAAACTCCGGAGGGTTAA
- a CDS encoding M3 family oligoendopeptidase, with protein MNTLHKTWNLETIFEGGSESEQFHNYVLKTEQEISKLESLVHSFTSPQNTDQTKELSEIVDQIQLVTKRLGEIGAFISCLNAQDVNDKKAGAWQSRQNELSAAFGNLLTQFDQKLVQTDEDVWKSLLKHAPFHQLEFILNERRRAAKDKLELRQESLINDLGVDGYHAWGQMYDAIVGKLTITHEGKTLSVGQASNLLDSPDRAVRKDVFDKLQKTWKAQTDLFSETLNHLSGFRLQTYKYRGWERVLKEPLEYNRMSEKTLNTMWETITKYKKHYLPYLKRKAHMLGIERLSFYDVEAPVGSTEQTMSFQQGAEFITQQFRSFSPKMADFAEMAFEKRWIEAEDRSGKRPGGFCTSFPDSGQTRIFMTYSGTPSNVATLAHELGHAYHQHVMDDLPALNQGYAMNVAETASTFAEMIVSDAAVKHAASDTEKMTLLEDKVQRSIAFFMNIHARFLFETRFYEERKKGVVSAERLNELMVEAQKEAYEEALDEYDPTFWASKLHFHITDVPFYNFPYTFGYLFSLGIYAKALNSDSNFENDYIALLQDTGRMTTEDLAAKHLGVDLEKPEFWEQAMDLCMKDLNDFMELSAK; from the coding sequence ATGAATACTCTCCATAAAACGTGGAATTTAGAAACGATTTTTGAAGGAGGCAGTGAATCTGAACAGTTTCATAATTATGTTCTGAAAACAGAACAGGAAATTAGCAAGCTTGAAAGTCTTGTACACTCATTCACATCGCCCCAAAATACAGACCAGACAAAAGAACTCTCTGAAATTGTAGATCAAATTCAACTAGTAACGAAACGACTGGGAGAAATCGGGGCATTTATTAGCTGTTTGAATGCTCAGGATGTAAATGATAAAAAAGCAGGTGCCTGGCAGTCCAGACAGAATGAACTCAGCGCTGCGTTTGGAAATCTGCTCACACAATTCGATCAGAAATTAGTTCAGACGGATGAAGATGTATGGAAATCGTTATTGAAACATGCTCCATTTCATCAGTTGGAATTTATCCTTAATGAGCGACGAAGGGCTGCCAAGGACAAATTGGAGCTGCGGCAAGAGTCCTTAATTAATGATTTAGGGGTGGATGGATATCACGCTTGGGGACAAATGTATGATGCTATTGTTGGGAAATTAACTATTACACATGAAGGAAAGACGCTTTCCGTAGGACAGGCCTCAAACTTGCTCGACTCACCCGACCGCGCCGTTCGGAAGGATGTTTTTGATAAGCTGCAGAAGACCTGGAAAGCACAGACGGATCTATTCAGTGAGACATTGAATCATCTGTCAGGTTTCAGACTTCAAACCTATAAATATCGAGGTTGGGAGCGGGTGCTGAAAGAACCGCTTGAGTACAATCGAATGAGTGAAAAGACCTTGAACACAATGTGGGAAACGATCACAAAATACAAAAAACATTACCTTCCTTATTTAAAAAGAAAGGCGCATATGCTTGGTATAGAACGTTTAAGTTTTTACGATGTGGAAGCACCTGTAGGCTCAACGGAACAGACAATGAGCTTTCAACAGGGAGCTGAGTTTATTACTCAGCAATTCCGTTCGTTCAGTCCTAAGATGGCAGATTTTGCAGAAATGGCTTTTGAAAAGCGCTGGATCGAAGCAGAAGACCGTTCAGGCAAAAGGCCAGGAGGCTTCTGCACAAGCTTTCCTGACAGCGGACAGACAAGGATCTTTATGACATATTCCGGTACACCATCTAATGTGGCCACGCTGGCCCATGAGCTGGGACATGCCTATCACCAGCACGTAATGGATGATCTGCCTGCCCTGAATCAGGGATACGCTATGAACGTGGCTGAGACAGCTTCAACATTTGCGGAGATGATTGTTTCTGATGCAGCCGTGAAGCATGCGGCCAGCGACACTGAAAAAATGACGCTGCTTGAAGATAAAGTTCAGAGAAGTATTGCTTTCTTTATGAACATCCACGCTCGTTTCTTGTTTGAAACCAGATTTTATGAAGAACGTAAAAAGGGAGTGGTTTCAGCTGAACGCTTAAACGAACTTATGGTTGAGGCACAGAAGGAAGCCTATGAAGAGGCGCTGGATGAGTACGATCCAACCTTTTGGGCATCCAAACTTCATTTCCACATTACAGATGTACCATTCTATAATTTCCCTTATACGTTTGGTTATTTGTTCAGCTTGGGTATTTACGCGAAAGCTCTAAACTCGGACAGTAATTTTGAAAATGACTACATTGCCCTGTTGCAGGATACGGGTCGTATGACGACAGAAGATTTAGCAGCTAAGCATCTGGGTGTAGATTTAGAGAAGCCTGAATTCTGGGAACAAGCTATGGATCTTTGTATGAAAGATCTAAATGACTTTATGGAGCTTAGCGCAAAATAA